The following coding sequences lie in one Candidatus Polarisedimenticolia bacterium genomic window:
- a CDS encoding DUF3187 family protein has protein sequence MAPGPARCAALALLFCLLAAPAGASEQASPEPLEHGPFSSRNQFPLNWVFYSFPFRSGSILPRGACEVEVLVSYANTFSGSDDFLAFDTGDRKRLTRGDVDDIQMENPGESLFFMDTEQSRLSLVYRSGIGHRLEWGLEVPFITYLGGIFDSTIESYHNSLTLGNSGREFYDQDAVQMVLTWDGKTYFADSSPSSFALGDIALTGRLALADSPRGAAAISLAVKFPTGDAARLAGSGSLDAGLAAEGTLRGGKHRLHLSASWVYIGSWDLVPSIRPGDTAAFGMAYEYVRSDRLSWIGQLQTQRSVFRGQAQANGSLADYSTELLAGARWRGVEGRWSFQTALIENIIDQNNGIDIGLLAGFGLRFGSGVTAPASSQAFRTAGRPLP, from the coding sequence ATGGCGCCAGGGCCCGCGCGCTGCGCCGCGCTTGCGTTGCTTTTCTGCCTGCTGGCAGCCCCCGCAGGCGCCTCCGAGCAGGCATCACCGGAGCCGCTGGAGCATGGGCCGTTCAGTTCCAGGAACCAGTTCCCGCTCAACTGGGTCTTCTATTCCTTCCCGTTCCGGTCGGGGTCGATCCTCCCCCGGGGCGCCTGTGAGGTGGAAGTCCTTGTCTCCTACGCGAACACCTTTTCCGGCAGCGACGACTTTCTCGCCTTCGATACCGGAGATCGCAAGCGCCTCACGCGGGGCGACGTCGACGACATCCAGATGGAGAACCCGGGCGAGAGCCTCTTCTTCATGGACACCGAGCAATCGCGCCTCAGCCTGGTCTATCGATCCGGCATCGGCCATCGCCTGGAGTGGGGCCTGGAGGTTCCCTTCATCACCTATCTCGGGGGAATCTTTGATTCTACGATCGAGTCGTACCACAACTCTTTGACGCTGGGGAACAGCGGGCGGGAGTTCTACGATCAAGACGCGGTCCAGATGGTGCTGACCTGGGACGGCAAGACCTACTTCGCCGATTCTTCTCCTTCTTCGTTCGCGTTGGGCGACATCGCGCTCACCGGCCGTCTGGCGCTGGCCGATTCTCCCCGCGGCGCCGCCGCCATCTCGCTTGCCGTGAAATTCCCCACGGGAGATGCCGCCCGCCTGGCAGGCAGCGGCAGCCTCGACGCAGGGCTGGCGGCGGAAGGAACGCTGCGCGGCGGAAAGCACCGCCTGCACCTGTCGGCGTCCTGGGTCTACATCGGCTCGTGGGACCTGGTCCCCTCGATCCGTCCCGGCGACACTGCCGCCTTCGGGATGGCGTATGAGTACGTCCGGTCGGATCGGCTTTCCTGGATCGGCCAGCTGCAGACGCAGCGCAGCGTCTTTCGCGGCCAGGCGCAGGCGAACGGCTCGCTGGCCGATTACAGCACGGAGCTCCTGGCAGGGGCGCGGTGGCGGGGGGTGGAGGGGCGCTGGTCGTTCCAGACCGCGCTCATTGAAAACATCATCGATCAGAACAACGGCATCGACATCGGTTTGCTGGCGGGCTTCGGCCTCCGATTCGGGTCCGGCGTTACAGCGCCGGCATCTTCCCAGGCTTTCCGGACGGCGGGACGCCCGCTTCCGTGA
- a CDS encoding S8 family peptidase — translation MEKTSRTRRTLVAAAVFLAVTFGGVVVTHSAENPPPPDSRISPRLLRVMEGAGSDPEGVPVVVITDSLIDPTQVTQVLSGGGVLRRTFGKVGGFAANVSSGGLKKLAAMPGLVSMTVDSSVRSLNDLNYVTVGADVASRSFGGPVGLDGTGITIAVLDSGIAAHPDLGARLVKEVQIVGHDKGFSDPYGHGTHVAGIIAGDGNASRGEGSFRRLNGIAPGARLVSVRVLDENGNGQVSDVLAGIDWVITHRQAYDIRILNLSLGHAVEDPVALDPLCRAVEAAWKAGILVVVAAGNAGASGYGSIDSPGNDPAVLTVGASNNYLTASRSDDILTSYTSRGPTAEQVLKPDLVAPGNRTVSLRSVGSTLDTTFPGLRVKEQAFNADPSRAGSDSLYFQLSGSSMAAGVVSGMAALMLQADPAQSPDTLKARLMRSAEKRPVYDIFSEGAGFADLAAALTEKGTAPFPALSPKVEWTPTGLLIQETGVVWGDTLWSLPAMYGSDPLRGTGSLWADPGLWVVSSSAAGDVSGSSVVWGGGSKVGSSSVVWGGGAKGSSMVGADSVVWGGGAKGSSTVGADSVVWGGGMQGTVSADSVVWGGGLKKSATDTTLLGDNVPQEP, via the coding sequence ATGGAAAAGACGTCTCGGACCCGCCGCACGCTGGTTGCCGCAGCCGTTTTCCTGGCCGTGACCTTTGGCGGCGTCGTCGTCACTCATTCGGCTGAAAACCCTCCTCCTCCCGACTCCCGAATCAGCCCCCGCCTCCTTCGCGTCATGGAGGGGGCGGGGTCCGATCCCGAAGGCGTACCGGTGGTCGTGATTACCGATTCCTTGATCGATCCCACTCAGGTGACCCAGGTGCTCTCCGGCGGCGGCGTCTTGCGGCGCACCTTCGGAAAGGTCGGCGGCTTTGCCGCCAACGTTTCCTCCGGCGGATTGAAGAAGCTGGCGGCGATGCCGGGCCTGGTGAGCATGACGGTCGATTCGTCGGTACGCTCCCTGAACGATCTGAACTACGTCACGGTCGGAGCCGACGTCGCCTCGCGGAGCTTCGGCGGACCGGTCGGGCTGGACGGGACCGGCATCACCATCGCCGTCCTCGATTCCGGAATTGCCGCGCACCCCGACCTGGGCGCGCGCCTCGTGAAGGAAGTGCAGATCGTCGGCCACGACAAGGGCTTTTCAGATCCTTACGGGCACGGGACCCACGTTGCGGGAATCATCGCCGGCGACGGCAACGCCAGTCGCGGCGAAGGATCCTTCCGCCGTCTCAACGGCATCGCCCCCGGCGCCCGCCTCGTCTCAGTGCGGGTGCTGGACGAGAACGGCAACGGCCAGGTCAGCGACGTCCTGGCCGGAATCGACTGGGTCATCACGCACCGGCAGGCCTACGACATCCGCATCCTGAACCTGTCGCTCGGACACGCGGTGGAGGACCCGGTGGCCCTGGATCCGCTGTGCCGTGCCGTCGAGGCCGCCTGGAAGGCGGGCATCCTGGTCGTCGTGGCGGCGGGGAATGCCGGCGCTTCCGGCTACGGCTCGATCGACAGCCCCGGAAACGATCCGGCGGTGCTCACGGTCGGAGCTTCCAACAACTACCTGACGGCCTCACGCTCCGACGACATCCTGACGAGCTATACGTCGCGCGGACCGACAGCCGAGCAGGTGCTGAAGCCCGATCTGGTTGCTCCGGGGAACCGCACCGTGTCGCTGCGCTCCGTCGGCTCGACGCTGGACACGACGTTCCCCGGGCTGCGCGTCAAGGAGCAGGCTTTCAATGCCGATCCGTCGCGCGCCGGTTCCGACTCTCTTTACTTCCAGCTGAGCGGATCGAGCATGGCTGCCGGGGTGGTCTCCGGCATGGCGGCCCTGATGCTCCAGGCCGACCCTGCGCAGAGCCCCGATACGCTGAAAGCGCGGCTGATGCGGTCGGCGGAGAAGCGGCCGGTCTACGACATCTTCTCCGAAGGGGCGGGGTTCGCCGATCTCGCCGCGGCGCTGACCGAGAAGGGGACGGCGCCGTTCCCCGCTCTCTCGCCGAAGGTGGAATGGACTCCGACAGGCCTGCTGATCCAGGAAACCGGCGTCGTCTGGGGCGACACGCTCTGGTCGCTGCCCGCGATGTACGGCTCCGATCCGCTGCGCGGCACCGGAAGTCTGTGGGCCGATCCGGGCCTGTGGGTCGTCTCGAGCTCCGCCGCGGGCGATGTCTCCGGCTCCTCCGTCGTCTGGGGCGGTGGCAGCAAAGTCGGCTCCTCCTCTGTGGTCTGGGGCGGCGGAGCCAAGGGCTCCTCGATGGTCGGAGCCGATTCGGTGGTGTGGGGCGGCGGCGCCAAGGGCTCCTCCACGGTCGGAGCCGATTCGGTGGTGTGGGGCGGCGGGATGCAGGGAACCGTCAGCGCCGACTCGGTGGTCTGGGGAGGCGGCTTGAAGAAGAGCGCGACCGACACGACGCTGCTGGGAGACAACGTGCCCCAGGAGCCTTAA